One stretch of Nitratiruptor tergarcus DSM 16512 DNA includes these proteins:
- a CDS encoding phosphoribosyltransferase, protein MMFSDRFEAGELLAKELQEYREDPNTVVIALPRGGVPVAYVIAKQLDLPLDIFFVKKIPSPYNPEAAIGAISENGEEFVNERAVIMLNVARHYIDEQEAQILEKIRQKRALYNKPRIDIKGKRVILVDDGVATGASMYLAAKALKNEGAKEVVIAVPVAPPDSIALLKEAADKVIVLDAPADFMAVGQFYRDFHQLSDDEVMELLSEF, encoded by the coding sequence ATGATGTTTAGTGATCGATTTGAAGCAGGAGAACTACTAGCAAAAGAGTTGCAAGAGTATAGAGAAGATCCTAATACAGTAGTTATAGCCTTGCCAAGAGGAGGGGTGCCAGTTGCATATGTGATTGCAAAGCAGTTGGATCTGCCTCTTGATATCTTTTTTGTTAAAAAGATCCCCTCTCCCTACAATCCTGAAGCAGCTATTGGGGCTATTAGTGAAAATGGAGAGGAGTTTGTCAATGAAAGAGCAGTCATTATGCTCAATGTCGCACGTCACTACATAGATGAGCAAGAGGCACAGATCTTAGAGAAGATTCGCCAAAAAAGAGCGCTCTACAATAAGCCGCGTATCGATATCAAAGGCAAAAGGGTTATTTTGGTTGATGATGGGGTTGCTACGGGTGCTAGCATGTACTTAGCAGCCAAAGCGCTCAAAAACGAAGGGGCAAAAGAGGTTGTCATAGCCGTCCCTGTTGCGCCACCAGATAGCATAGCTTTGCTCAAAGAGGCTGCTGATAAAGTTATAGTGCTCGATGCTCCAGCAGATTTTATGGCAGTAGGGCAGTTTTATAGAGATTTTCATCAGCTCAGTGATGATGAAGTGATGGAGCTATTGAGCGAGTTCTAA
- the dtd gene encoding D-aminoacyl-tRNA deacylase translates to MIALIQRVTASWVKVENKEIARIGKGYNILLGVMEDDTDEDIQKLVKKICNLRIFPDENMKFDKNILQVRGEILVISQFTLAGNIERGNRPDFSAAMEPKRAKELYEQFCKELAKKVPVQKGEFGAMMEVGIINDGPVTIIADSKKL, encoded by the coding sequence ATGATTGCACTCATTCAGCGCGTAACGGCTTCATGGGTTAAAGTTGAGAACAAAGAGATTGCTCGCATCGGCAAAGGATACAATATTTTACTTGGTGTCATGGAAGATGATACGGATGAAGATATTCAAAAACTTGTAAAGAAAATATGCAATCTTCGCATCTTTCCTGATGAGAATATGAAATTTGATAAAAATATTTTACAAGTTCGTGGAGAAATATTGGTAATAAGCCAATTTACCCTCGCTGGCAATATCGAACGAGGCAATCGTCCCGATTTTAGCGCGGCAATGGAGCCTAAAAGAGCCAAGGAACTCTATGAGCAGTTTTGTAAAGAGCTTGCGAAGAAGGTGCCTGTACAAAAGGGAGAGTTTGGTGCTATGATGGAGGTTGGTATCATCAATGATGGACCTGTCACAATTATTGCTGATTCTAAAAAATTATGA
- the pgeF gene encoding peptidoglycan editing factor PgeF, giving the protein MQIKYFISDRFGGVSKPPFHELNIALHTGDDPEDVIQNRKILFQKAGIKNAQFADQIHSNKVIILDKYNAPLQCDGFITTKPNLALAIMSADCFGVLLYDSINFIIGAVHAGRAGAQQGIVTNAIEIMYQLGAQEIRAVISPGIHSCCYEVGEEILQKTPSRFIKRGRFLDIKAMIYEQLHKKGVSYIKDLNICTCCDRRYYSYRREGRTGRFASIIWMEE; this is encoded by the coding sequence ATGCAGATAAAGTACTTCATAAGTGATCGCTTTGGAGGTGTAAGCAAGCCTCCCTTTCATGAGCTCAATATCGCTTTGCATACTGGAGATGACCCAGAAGATGTGATACAAAACCGTAAAATTTTGTTTCAAAAAGCCGGTATTAAAAATGCTCAGTTTGCAGACCAGATCCACAGCAACAAAGTCATTATTCTTGATAAGTATAACGCTCCTCTCCAGTGTGATGGTTTTATCACTACAAAACCAAATCTTGCCTTAGCCATTATGAGTGCAGACTGCTTTGGTGTACTCCTCTATGATTCAATTAATTTCATTATTGGAGCAGTTCACGCTGGACGTGCCGGAGCCCAGCAGGGGATAGTAACAAATGCAATCGAAATAATGTATCAGCTTGGTGCGCAAGAGATAAGAGCCGTTATAAGTCCTGGAATTCATAGCTGCTGCTATGAAGTAGGGGAGGAGATATTGCAAAAGACACCTTCTCGTTTTATTAAAAGAGGCAGATTTCTTGATATTAAAGCTATGATTTATGAGCAGCTCCATAAAAAAGGAGTATCATATATCAAAGATTTGAATATATGCACCTGTTGCGATAGGCGTTACTACTCCTATCGCAGGGAGGGGCGTACCGGCAGATTTGCTTCAATTATATGGATGGAGGAGTAA
- a CDS encoding sigma 54-interacting transcriptional regulator, with product MRTFVAKSPQTIKALNILQAAANLPVNIAIIGERGTGKETLVNEVFPHIPRYSVASLPQKIEAKEIFIRDFENIENLHIFMRSIQGVRLIVAVTKFDEELDEFFPIQVTIPPLRERTEDFEELKRIYIQKVKEEFELEEFPQDFIPDLQSNVISLKKSIYEKALLSSMDEEEIMQLLEQYLENRVDEGYKELLYLFEVPLLRAAKKKCKSVLAMSKALELNRATLTSKLKRYASKI from the coding sequence ATGCGAACTTTTGTAGCCAAGTCGCCACAAACTATAAAAGCTCTCAATATCTTGCAAGCTGCAGCAAATCTTCCTGTAAATATTGCTATTATAGGTGAAAGAGGTACGGGAAAGGAGACGCTCGTTAATGAAGTTTTCCCTCATATACCCAGATATAGTGTAGCTTCACTTCCTCAAAAAATCGAAGCTAAAGAGATCTTTATACGCGACTTTGAAAATATTGAAAACCTCCATATTTTTATGCGTAGTATCCAAGGAGTGCGTTTAATTGTAGCTGTGACGAAGTTTGATGAAGAGCTTGATGAATTTTTTCCTATTCAAGTAACTATTCCACCCTTGCGAGAGCGTACAGAAGATTTTGAAGAGCTCAAACGCATCTATATACAAAAGGTCAAAGAGGAGTTTGAGTTAGAGGAGTTTCCACAAGATTTTATACCAGATTTACAAAGTAATGTAATATCGCTAAAAAAATCTATCTATGAGAAAGCTCTTCTCTCTTCTATGGATGAGGAGGAGATTATGCAACTATTAGAGCAGTATTTGGAAAATAGAGTGGATGAAGGGTATAAAGAGCTTCTCTATCTTTTTGAAGTACCATTACTTCGAGCAGCAAAGAAAAAATGTAAAAGTGTTCTTGCTATGTCGAAGGCTTTGGAACTCAATCGTGCTACACTCACGAGTAAATTAAAAAGATATGCATCTAAGATATAA
- a CDS encoding ammonium transporter: protein MKKWIAPLLALLPTLAMAEDKLNSGDTAWMIVATAFVMLMTPAGLALFYGGMTRAKNVLNTYMMVFIAYVIGSIVWVLWGYSLAFNGDGAIIGDLGKLFLKGVSSDSLSGTYPEFVFIAFQGTFAAITVAIASGSVIERIKFSTWTLFTVLWVTFVYVPITHMVWGGGFLYNDGALDFAGGTVVHMNGGLAGLVLALMLGKRKGYPKEALHPSSIILTALGAALLWFGWFGFNAGSEFAADGVAGSALLMTNFAAAIGALTWILIEWFVYKKPTLLGGATGAVAGLVAITPAAGFVDVLGALIIGIGGSVVGFWGVAWLKKVFKYDDSLDAFGVHFLAGLWGALATGMFALQNLAWDGSPLKDHGNRVSQMLVQLESVAVTMIFTGIVTAIVYFVASLLTGGGRVDEETEVIGLDEAVHGEKGFNLK, encoded by the coding sequence ATGAAAAAATGGATAGCGCCTCTTCTGGCTCTCCTGCCAACCTTAGCAATGGCAGAAGATAAACTCAATAGTGGCGATACGGCATGGATGATTGTGGCAACTGCGTTTGTTATGCTTATGACACCAGCAGGGCTGGCACTTTTTTATGGTGGTATGACACGAGCAAAGAATGTGCTCAATACCTATATGATGGTGTTTATCGCCTATGTTATAGGATCTATTGTATGGGTTTTGTGGGGATATTCACTCGCGTTCAATGGTGATGGTGCAATCATCGGTGATCTGGGCAAACTCTTTTTAAAAGGTGTCTCGAGTGATAGTCTTAGTGGAACCTATCCTGAATTTGTCTTTATAGCATTCCAAGGAACATTTGCTGCAATCACAGTAGCAATTGCTAGTGGTTCAGTCATTGAGAGAATAAAATTCTCTACTTGGACACTTTTTACAGTGCTTTGGGTTACCTTCGTGTATGTACCTATTACACATATGGTGTGGGGTGGAGGATTTTTATACAATGATGGTGCTCTTGATTTTGCCGGTGGCACAGTTGTACACATGAATGGTGGCCTCGCAGGATTGGTTCTTGCTCTCATGCTTGGTAAAAGAAAAGGGTATCCAAAAGAGGCTCTGCATCCATCATCTATTATCCTTACAGCTCTTGGTGCTGCACTTCTTTGGTTTGGATGGTTTGGATTTAATGCAGGAAGCGAATTTGCAGCAGATGGAGTAGCTGGTAGCGCACTTCTTATGACAAACTTCGCTGCAGCTATTGGTGCATTAACATGGATCCTCATAGAGTGGTTTGTATACAAAAAGCCAACACTTCTTGGTGGAGCAACAGGGGCAGTAGCTGGTCTTGTAGCTATTACGCCAGCAGCTGGTTTTGTAGATGTTTTGGGTGCGCTCATAATAGGCATTGGTGGTAGTGTCGTAGGATTTTGGGGAGTAGCATGGCTTAAAAAGGTATTTAAATATGATGATAGCCTTGATGCTTTTGGTGTCCACTTTCTCGCTGGTCTATGGGGCGCTTTGGCAACTGGAATGTTTGCACTCCAAAATCTTGCATGGGATGGAAGCCCTCTTAAAGATCACGGAAATAGAGTTTCACAAATGCTCGTACAGCTTGAATCTGTAGCAGTTACAATGATCTTTACTGGTATTGTCACAGCAATTGTATATTTCGTCGCATCACTCCTTACTGGTGGCGGAAGAGTTGATGAAGAGACAGAAGTTATAGGTCTTGATGAAGCAGTCCATGGAGAGAAAGGATTCAACCTCAAGTAG
- a CDS encoding P-II family nitrogen regulator produces MKKIEAVIKPFKLEDVKEALSEAGITGMTVSEVKGYGRQQGHSELYRGAEYVVDFLPKVKIEVVVKDDDVEMVTQKISEAARTGKIGDGKIFISDIEKVIRIRTGETDEEAL; encoded by the coding sequence ATGAAAAAGATAGAAGCAGTAATCAAACCATTTAAGCTTGAAGATGTCAAAGAGGCACTGAGTGAAGCAGGAATTACTGGAATGACAGTGAGTGAAGTTAAAGGTTATGGACGCCAGCAAGGTCACAGTGAGCTCTATAGAGGAGCAGAGTATGTAGTGGACTTTTTACCAAAAGTAAAAATAGAAGTTGTTGTCAAAGATGATGACGTAGAAATGGTTACACAAAAAATAAGTGAAGCTGCTCGTACAGGTAAAATCGGTGACGGAAAAATCTTTATAAGTGATATAGAAAAAGTTATTCGTATCAGAACGGGAGAAACAGACGAAGAGGCTCTTTAA
- a CDS encoding Rrf2 family transcriptional regulator, with product MPKITTKSVYALAAVYFLYSHMHKLPMKIESIAEGAHIPKNFLEQLLLLLKKSGILKSIRGARGGYTFAKDVQEILFLDIVKAVESECCSDVCKTHNPVLDLFWKDLGACIQDFLQRPISDLDTYIKKTQEASLFII from the coding sequence ATGCCGAAAATAACCACAAAGAGTGTCTATGCTTTGGCAGCTGTCTACTTTCTATACTCCCATATGCATAAGCTTCCGATGAAAATTGAGAGTATTGCAGAGGGTGCACATATCCCAAAAAATTTTTTAGAGCAGCTGCTTTTGCTCCTAAAAAAAAGCGGTATACTCAAAAGTATTCGTGGTGCGCGAGGAGGATACACTTTTGCTAAAGATGTACAGGAGATTCTTTTTTTAGATATTGTCAAGGCTGTGGAGAGTGAATGCTGCAGTGATGTGTGCAAGACGCACAATCCAGTATTGGATCTTTTTTGGAAAGATTTAGGAGCATGTATACAAGATTTTTTACAAAGACCAATTAGTGATCTAGATACCTATATTAAAAAAACGCAAGAGGCTTCTTTGTTTATAATTTAA
- a CDS encoding DUF4395 domain-containing protein, which translates to MASSCPISSERVDANAIRLSALFMFFLLLWGYVSVLALLVIIMELAIRVFMGSLYAPLFVVAKKILKFFKIDEVKEDAAAKKFAARVGLILMIFLLLAKLMGWEMVWEMFYGIMAVCIALEAFFHYCVGCTLYNYYVRGVRLCRK; encoded by the coding sequence ATGGCTTCTAGTTGCCCTATCTCATCTGAAAGAGTTGATGCAAATGCTATACGGCTAAGTGCACTCTTTATGTTTTTTTTGCTTCTATGGGGATATGTTTCAGTGCTAGCTCTTTTAGTCATCATTATGGAGCTAGCAATACGTGTATTTATGGGTTCATTGTATGCTCCTCTTTTTGTTGTAGCCAAAAAAATTTTAAAATTTTTTAAAATAGATGAGGTAAAGGAGGATGCAGCTGCGAAAAAATTTGCTGCTAGGGTAGGTTTGATTCTTATGATTTTTTTACTTCTAGCAAAACTCATGGGATGGGAAATGGTATGGGAAATGTTCTATGGTATTATGGCAGTCTGCATCGCTTTAGAAGCTTTTTTTCATTATTGTGTAGGATGTACACTTTATAATTACTATGTACGAGGAGTGCGATTATGCCGAAAATAA
- a CDS encoding OmpP1/FadL family transporter, with the protein MKKLLLFAPLALFATVGDNLVGAGAKSRGVAGAGIAAYQGGESIFINPSLLSFTKKSNFEIGTTFFMPQVHANAYKSKADFELIPYVGYTKSLDQESAFGVGVFGVSGMGVDYPVPSLAYMKTKFAYAKLIGAYAKRWGRFGIGVGVNFSYGALRMAAHMPSQLGDRMSRDIGIGANVGIYYDWESVTFAATATSSVPMKYKRVFDFDRYGEQEDFHLTQPAEVGIGIAYHSNGWRFMGDFKRVFWSHARGYEDFNWKSQNVYTFGIQKSFGKSTLRAGYSYATKAMNGFTSKNIEGVPFRAQDIAFFNLVGFPAITKRHVSIGMTMDLQPYKLHLAYLYAPKEHIASGPIEAFNRQSSISIGIEYGF; encoded by the coding sequence ATGAAAAAGCTACTCCTTTTTGCCCCTTTGGCTCTGTTTGCTACAGTTGGAGATAATTTAGTAGGTGCAGGAGCAAAATCGCGAGGTGTTGCAGGTGCAGGAATAGCTGCATATCAAGGTGGTGAGTCGATTTTTATCAATCCATCCCTCCTCTCTTTTACAAAAAAGAGCAATTTTGAAATAGGTACAACTTTTTTTATGCCACAAGTACATGCAAATGCATATAAGAGCAAAGCCGATTTTGAACTGATACCCTATGTGGGATATACCAAAAGTTTAGATCAAGAGAGTGCTTTTGGTGTAGGGGTGTTTGGTGTTAGTGGTATGGGTGTGGATTATCCAGTTCCTTCACTTGCATATATGAAGACAAAATTTGCCTATGCAAAACTGATTGGAGCATACGCGAAAAGATGGGGAAGATTTGGCATAGGAGTTGGAGTAAACTTCTCATATGGTGCACTCCGTATGGCTGCACATATGCCAAGCCAGCTTGGTGATAGAATGAGTAGAGACATTGGAATAGGAGCAAATGTAGGGATCTATTATGATTGGGAGAGTGTGACCTTTGCAGCAACAGCCACCTCCTCTGTTCCTATGAAGTATAAACGTGTATTTGATTTTGATCGTTATGGTGAACAAGAGGATTTTCATCTTACTCAACCTGCAGAGGTGGGTATAGGTATCGCTTATCATAGCAATGGATGGCGGTTTATGGGGGATTTCAAAAGAGTTTTTTGGTCCCACGCGAGAGGATATGAGGATTTTAACTGGAAGAGTCAAAATGTATATACATTTGGGATCCAAAAGAGTTTTGGAAAATCTACGTTGCGAGCAGGATATAGCTATGCTACGAAGGCTATGAATGGATTTACAAGTAAAAATATTGAAGGTGTGCCTTTTCGGGCTCAAGATATAGCATTTTTTAATCTTGTTGGTTTTCCAGCAATTACCAAAAGACATGTAAGTATTGGGATGACAATGGATCTTCAGCCCTATAAACTCCATTTGGCATATCTTTATGCTCCAAAAGAGCATATTGCAAGCGGTCCCATAGAAGCTTTTAATCGTCAAAGTTCAATCAGTATAGGGATAGAGTATGGCTTCTAG
- a CDS encoding arsenic transporter produces the protein MIVALTIFLVTLVLVIWQPKGLQIGTSAVLGAVAALLFGVVSLQDVLEVTSIVWDATLAFIGIILLSMVLDEIGFFEWAAVKMTKLSYGSGTLMFINTLLLGAFVAAFFANDGAALILTPILLAKMRYLQMDNRAIFAFLMAGGFIGDSASNPLVISNLTNIVTADYFHIGFVEYMQKMFLPNLLAIIASIAVLWLFFRKAIPKRVDISILPEAQSVIKHKKMFRISWIFLGLLLAGYFIGDIYHIPISFFALGGALLFLIIAAKYRATKPLMTIKAAPWQVVWFSIGLYVVVFGLKNAGLTDEIAEWIIALKQHGREVATIGTGFLSAFLSAVMNNMPTIMVMDLAIDKTGDTFLAYANILGANLGPKMTPIGSLATLLWLHVLAKKGVKIGWGEYMKVGLIITPPVLFIALLGLL, from the coding sequence ATGATAGTTGCTTTGACTATTTTTCTCGTTACGCTAGTTTTGGTTATATGGCAGCCTAAAGGCTTGCAAATTGGAACAAGTGCTGTTTTAGGAGCAGTTGCTGCTTTGCTCTTTGGCGTAGTTTCATTGCAAGATGTCTTGGAAGTGACTTCCATAGTTTGGGATGCAACGCTGGCATTTATTGGAATTATACTTCTATCAATGGTACTTGATGAGATAGGTTTTTTTGAGTGGGCAGCAGTGAAGATGACAAAGTTAAGTTATGGCAGTGGAACTTTGATGTTTATCAATACGCTTTTACTTGGAGCATTTGTTGCTGCATTTTTTGCCAATGATGGAGCTGCTCTTATCTTAACACCTATTTTACTAGCAAAAATGCGCTATTTACAGATGGATAACAGAGCAATATTCGCATTTTTAATGGCAGGTGGCTTTATTGGCGATAGCGCGTCCAATCCTTTGGTAATCTCTAATCTTACAAATATTGTTACGGCTGACTATTTTCATATAGGGTTTGTAGAGTATATGCAAAAGATGTTTTTGCCAAATCTTTTAGCAATTATTGCATCTATTGCAGTTCTTTGGCTCTTTTTTAGAAAAGCTATTCCAAAGAGGGTCGATATCTCAATTTTGCCTGAAGCGCAAAGTGTTATAAAACATAAAAAGATGTTTCGGATTAGCTGGATCTTTTTGGGATTGCTACTTGCAGGATATTTTATAGGTGATATATATCATATTCCTATCTCCTTTTTTGCCTTGGGAGGTGCACTGCTTTTTTTGATTATTGCTGCAAAATACAGAGCTACAAAACCGTTGATGACAATAAAGGCCGCTCCTTGGCAAGTTGTTTGGTTTTCTATTGGGTTATATGTGGTGGTTTTTGGTTTGAAAAATGCAGGGCTAACGGACGAGATTGCAGAGTGGATTATTGCGTTGAAGCAGCATGGAAGAGAAGTTGCAACCATTGGGACAGGATTTTTGTCTGCATTTTTAAGTGCAGTGATGAATAATATGCCAACTATCATGGTTATGGATCTTGCAATAGATAAAACAGGTGATACATTTTTGGCTTATGCTAACATTTTGGGAGCAAATCTAGGGCCAAAAATGACACCTATTGGCTCTCTTGCTACGCTCCTTTGGCTTCATGTATTGGCAAAAAAAGGAGTAAAAATTGGTTGGGGAGAGTATATGAAAGTAGGATTAATTATCACTCCTCCAGTCCTATTTATCGCACTTCTTGGGCTTTTATAA
- a CDS encoding permease → MWREIVDHFVYKTLGLSGKIADVLDFFIYDTVKIFTLLVVIIFVVTLLRSFFPTEKVREYLSRKHPLFGHVAAAVFGIITPFCSCSAIPLFLGFLQARIPLGVTFSYLISAPMNNEIAIAMLLTLFGWKVTALYIGFGLLVAIVAGIIIGKMDLEDEILIKVQPLDKEVPSCAIELTMRDRLHDAWEYTKDIIKKVWLYVIGGIAVGAFIHGYVPTDFIVKVAGSDAWYAVPLATFLGVPMYSNAAGVMPLIEVLTDKGMPMGTALAFMMAITALSLPEAMILKRILSWKLIIIFFSTVAVGIMAVGYLFNWILG, encoded by the coding sequence ATGTGGCGCGAAATCGTAGATCATTTTGTCTATAAAACTCTTGGACTGAGTGGCAAGATTGCTGATGTACTCGATTTTTTTATCTATGATACAGTTAAAATCTTTACACTTTTAGTAGTTATTATCTTTGTTGTTACGCTGCTGCGTAGCTTTTTTCCAACTGAAAAGGTGCGAGAATATCTCAGCCGTAAGCATCCCCTCTTTGGCCATGTAGCAGCAGCTGTTTTTGGCATAATCACACCGTTTTGTAGCTGTAGTGCTATTCCTCTTTTTTTAGGATTTTTGCAAGCACGCATCCCTCTTGGTGTTACTTTTAGCTATCTTATTTCAGCTCCTATGAATAATGAGATAGCTATTGCAATGTTGCTTACGCTTTTTGGCTGGAAAGTAACAGCGCTCTATATTGGATTTGGCCTGTTGGTAGCGATAGTTGCAGGGATTATTATTGGAAAAATGGATCTTGAAGATGAGATACTCATCAAGGTACAACCTCTTGATAAAGAGGTGCCAAGCTGTGCTATTGAACTAACCATGCGCGATCGTTTACATGATGCATGGGAGTATACAAAAGATATTATCAAAAAAGTATGGCTCTATGTGATTGGGGGGATTGCAGTTGGTGCATTTATTCATGGATATGTTCCTACTGATTTTATAGTAAAAGTAGCAGGAAGTGATGCTTGGTATGCAGTGCCTTTAGCCACGTTTCTAGGCGTGCCTATGTACTCAAATGCGGCAGGTGTTATGCCACTCATTGAGGTTTTGACAGATAAGGGAATGCCTATGGGAACGGCACTTGCTTTTATGATGGCAATTACAGCTTTGAGCCTGCCTGAGGCGATGATTTTAAAGAGAATTCTCTCTTGGAAGCTCATTATCATATTTTTTTCAACAGTAGCGGTTGGTATTATGGCTGTAGGGTATCTCTTTAATTGGATCTTGGGATGA